From the genome of Rhizobacter sp. AJA081-3:
TGGCGGCGCGCCGGCGAGCTGACGCGCGCACTCGAGCACAAGCACCGCGCACTGCTGCTGTACGAGCGCATCGACGATCGCCAGGCCATCCTGAAGACCTTCGGCAACCTGAGCCTGATCTACGGCGAGGCGAAGGACTTCGCCCGCGCAAGCGAGTACGCGCGCCGCGTGCTCGCGCTGGCCGACACCATGACGGTGGAGCCGGAGATCCTGGCCAGCACGCACCTCAACCTGGGCGTGGCCTGCTTCTGGCAGGCCGACTACGCGCAGGCGCAGGCCGAATACGAGGCCGCACTCGAGATCGCAATGCGCAACCGGCTGCACCGCGTGGCCGGCATCGCGCACCTGAACCTCGCCGAAGTGGCCTACCTGCGCTTCAAGCAGACGGCCGACCCGCAGGACGAATCGCGCGGCGACCGGCATGCCGCGGCGGCCACGGCCATCTGGCCGCACGACAGCGACCCGGCGCACAGCGAGGCAGCGCGCCGCCTCAAGCAGGAGATCCTCGGCCCCGACGCCGGCCTGGCGCGCGACCGCCTGCTGCCCGCCGAAGCCACCGACCACTATGCCGAGATGGCCGAGGTGCGCCGCCAGCGCGAGCAACTCGCCGTGCCCGGCGCGCCGCAGGATCATGTCGGCGCACACCTGGCCATCGCGCGCGCCTACCTGTCGATCGCCATGAAGGAGCGCGAGGCCGCGCTGGCGCTGATCGAGCGCCACGGCCTGGGCCAGCGCTTCATCGGCGAGATCGAGGCCTTGCGCCAGACTTTCGATCGCGAGCTCACGCGCGAGCAGAAGCTCGTCGCGCAGTGGCGCCAGGCCACTGCCGATCTGCTGAGCGCACAGCGTTGCGCCGCCGTGCTCGAGGCCTTGATGGCGAGCGGCTACGTCAACAAGAGCGCCTACGCCGAACTTTGCGCGCTGAGCCCGGCCACCGCGTCGAAGCACCTGGGCACGCTGGCCGAGCGCGGCCTGCTGGTGCAGACCGGCAAGGGCCCGGCCACCCGCTACATGCTGCCGGCCTGATCGGCCGGGCGGCGATTGTTCTTCAGGCCGAGACGGGGCGGATCTCGAAGCGCTTCGCGTCAGCCGCCCGCTCTCGGGCACGCAACTGTCCGCAGCCGGCCTCCACGTCCTGCCCGGCCGACTGGCGCAGCCGCGCCAGCACGCCGCGGTGGTTGAGCGTGCGCATGATCTGGCCGGCACGCTCGTCGCTCGGCCGGCGAAAGGCCAGCCCGTCGATCGTGTTGAACGGGATCATGTTCATGATCGCGTAGCGGCCGCGCAGCAGCGCCACGATGCCCTCGACCTCGTCGTCGCCGTCGTTGACGCCCTCGATCAGCGTCCACTGGTACTGGATCGGGTAGCCGGTGGCGCGGGCATAGCGCTCACCTTGCTCCACCAGTTCGGCCGGCTCGTAGCGTGGCGCGCGCGGCATCAATTCGGCTCGAAGCGCGGCCTTCGTCGAATGCAGCGACAGCGCCAGCGCCGGCTTCACGCGGCCCTGCGGCAGCCGTTCGAAGACGCGCGGGTCGCCCACCGTCGAGAAGACCAGCGACTTGTGGCCGATGCCCCCGGCCGTGCCGAGCAGGTCGATGGCCTCGAGCACGTTGTCCAGGTTGTGCGCCGGCTCGCCCATGCCCATGAAGACGACCTTGCGCACGGCGCGCTGGCGCCGCGCGAGTGCCACCTGCGCGACGATCTCGGCGCTGCCGAGCTGGCGCAGCAGCCCGTCGCGCCCGGTCATGCAGAACACGCAGCCGACCGCGCAGCCGGCCTGCGTCGACACGCACAGTCCGTCGCGCGGCAGCAGCACGCTCTCCACCGTCTGGCCATCGCCCAATTCGACGAGCAATCGCTGCGAGCCGTCGCCGCCGCCATGCGCCGTGCGCACGCGGGCCAGGGCGTCGAGCTCGGCCTCGATGGCGGGCAGGGCCTCGCGCAGCTCCTGCGGGATCCAGTCCTCGAGCCGGCGCCGGCCGCTGGTCTGCGGCTTGGCCTGCGACCACAGCCGCAGCACGCGCTCCTCGTGGACGGGCTTGGCCCCGAGTGCGCGCAGGCGTTGGCGGATGTCGGCGATGCGCATGGCGCGCAAGGCTACTTCACTTCACGAACATCACCCGCATGCCGAGCTGCCGGCCTTCGGCACGGTCGAGCACGGTGATGGTGGCCTGGCTCGCCCTGAAGCCGTCGGGCAGCGGCTGGGTGCCGCGCACCACCTCGTGGCTGCCCACGGTGATGCTCACAGGCTTGGACACGACGCGCGACTCGGACGGCCCGGCGCCACCGCCGGTGATGGTGAGCTGCAGCACCGCGTTCATCGGCTTGGCACCGGGGCTGCGCGTCAGCGCCACCTCATAGGCCAGCGCCGCGCCCTTGCGCACGAAGCGCGCTGCGCGCACCTCGATCGTGCCGCCGCGCGGATCGGGCGGCAGCGCATCGGCGGTGAATTCGAGGTCCTGGCGCAGCTCCTCGGTGCCGGCGCGCGTGGCGGCGAGTTCATCGGCCAGCCGCTTCGATTCGGTCAGCGATGCGTCGAGCCGCTTGGTGGCCTCGGCCAGGTCGGCCGTCAGCCGTTGTCGCTGGGCATCGGCCTGCTCGTACGCGTTGCGCAGCTCGGTCGACGCGGAGGCGCTCAACCGCGGCGGCAGGTGCTTCTCCTGGACGTAGATCACCCCGGCCGCACCGGCCACGGCACCGAGCAGCAACAGGACCAGCCAGGGCGGCAGCGCCCAGCGAGAGCGCTGGCGGCCGTAGGACAGGACGACGGGTTTGGACGATCCAAACATCGGTGTCTTCTCGTGTTCTCAACAACCGCGCAGGGTAGCGCGCTTCGGGGTGGGCCATGAAACATGATGTGGCCGGCTCGGATACCCTTGACGAATGAGCTCATCCGACGCAGCACCTGCCCCCGTGAGCTTCGGCGAGGCGCTGCGCTTCTGGCTCAAACTGGGCTTCATCAGCTTCGGCGGTCCGGCCGGGCAGATCGCCATCATGCACACGGAGCTGGTCGAGCGGCGCCGCTGGCTCAGCGAGAAGCGCTTCCTGCACGCGCTGAACTACTGCATGGTGCTGCCCGGCCCCGAGGCGCAGCAGCTCGCCACCTACATCGGCTGGCTGATGCACCGCAGCTGGGGCGGCATCGTCGCCGGCGCGCTGTTCGTGCTGCCCTCGCTGTTCATCCTGATCGCGCTGAGCTGGGTCTACCTGCGCTTCGGCGACGTGCCGCTGGTGGCCGGCATCTTCTTCGGCATCAAGCCGGCGGTGACGGCGCTGGTGCTGCACGCGGCCCACCGCATCGGCTCGCGCGCGCTGAAGAACCGCTGGATGTGGGGCATCGCGGCCCTGGCCTTCGTGGCCATCTTCGCCTTCGACGCGCCCTTCCCCGGCATCGTGCTGGCCGCGGCGCTGATCGGCCACTTCGGCGCGAAGCGCGTGCCGGGCGTCTTCGCGCTCGGTGGCCCCGCTGGCGCCGCGAGTCAGGGCTACGGTCCGGCCCTGATCGACGACGACACGCCCACGCCGGCGCATGCGCTGTTCTCGAAGGCGCGGCTGGCGCGCGTGCTGGCCATCGGCATCGCGCTGTGGGCGCTCGGGATGGGCACACTGGTCGCCGTGAACGGCCTGCACGGCACGCTGGCTCAGATGGGCTGGTTCTTCACCAAGGCCGCACTGCTCACCTTCGGCGGCGCCTACGCGGTGCTGCCCTATGTCTACCAGGGCGCGGTGGAGACGCACCAGTGGCTCTCGGCCACGCAGATGATCGATGGCCTCGCGTTGGGCGAAACCACGCCCGGCCCGCTGATCATGGTGGTGGCCTTCGTCGGCTTCGTCGGCGGCTGGGCCAAGCAGGTGCTCGGGCCCGATGCGCTGTTCCTCGGCGGCGCGCTGGCCGCCGGCGTGGTGACCTTCTTCACCTTCCTGCCCTCCTTCGTGTTCATCCTCGCCGGCGGGCCGGTGGTGGAGGCCACGCACGGCAAGCTCGGCTTCACCGCGCCGCTGTCGGCCATCACCGCCGCGGTGGTCGGCGTGATCCTCAACCTGGCGCTGTTCTTCGCGTACCACGTGCTGTGGCCGCAGGGCTTCGGCGGGCGCTTCGACGCGTTGTCGGCGCTGGTGATCGCGGCGGCGGCAGTGGCACTGTTCCGCTTCAAGGTCGGCGTGATGCCGCTGCTGGGAGCCTGCGCGGCGTTCGGCCTGGCGGTCACGCTGGCCGGGCTGCGCTGAGCACGCGCTACTTTTCGCCGCGAGGACTGAAAGTCCTCGGGAAGACCACCGGCACGCGCCGGTCGCGCAGCCGGAACGCCAGCGCGGCACGGCCGGTGTCCGAGGTCACCGTGCCCTCCGCCTCGAGCAGGTCCGACGCGAGCATGCGCGTGCGAAAGCCGCTCTTGTCGACCGGCCGGCCAAGCACGATCTCGTAGATGCGCTGCAGCTGCGGCAGCGTGAACGGCTCGTCGAGCAGGAAGGCCGGCAAGGAGGTGTACTCGACCTTGCTGCGCAGCCGCTCGATTGCCGCGAGCAGGATCTCGGCATGGTCGAAGGC
Proteins encoded in this window:
- a CDS encoding RNA methyltransferase, which gives rise to MRIADIRQRLRALGAKPVHEERVLRLWSQAKPQTSGRRRLEDWIPQELREALPAIEAELDALARVRTAHGGGDGSQRLLVELGDGQTVESVLLPRDGLCVSTQAGCAVGCVFCMTGRDGLLRQLGSAEIVAQVALARRQRAVRKVVFMGMGEPAHNLDNVLEAIDLLGTAGGIGHKSLVFSTVGDPRVFERLPQGRVKPALALSLHSTKAALRAELMPRAPRYEPAELVEQGERYARATGYPIQYQWTLIEGVNDGDDEVEGIVALLRGRYAIMNMIPFNTIDGLAFRRPSDERAGQIMRTLNHRGVLARLRQSAGQDVEAGCGQLRARERAADAKRFEIRPVSA
- the chrA gene encoding chromate efflux transporter, whose translation is MSSSDAAPAPVSFGEALRFWLKLGFISFGGPAGQIAIMHTELVERRRWLSEKRFLHALNYCMVLPGPEAQQLATYIGWLMHRSWGGIVAGALFVLPSLFILIALSWVYLRFGDVPLVAGIFFGIKPAVTALVLHAAHRIGSRALKNRWMWGIAALAFVAIFAFDAPFPGIVLAAALIGHFGAKRVPGVFALGGPAGAASQGYGPALIDDDTPTPAHALFSKARLARVLAIGIALWALGMGTLVAVNGLHGTLAQMGWFFTKAALLTFGGAYAVLPYVYQGAVETHQWLSATQMIDGLALGETTPGPLIMVVAFVGFVGGWAKQVLGPDALFLGGALAAGVVTFFTFLPSFVFILAGGPVVEATHGKLGFTAPLSAITAAVVGVILNLALFFAYHVLWPQGFGGRFDALSALVIAAAAVALFRFKVGVMPLLGACAAFGLAVTLAGLR